Proteins encoded within one genomic window of Panicum virgatum strain AP13 chromosome 1N, P.virgatum_v5, whole genome shotgun sequence:
- the LOC120654072 gene encoding putative germin-like protein 2-2 — MANHLLFLVLLAVACSCAIASDPSLLQDVCVADKTSPVQVNGFACKDAMDVAAEDFYFSGLDKVGNTSNKQGSAVTPVNVAQIPGLNTMGISMVRIDYAPNGMNPPHTHPRATEILTVLEGSLFVGFVTSNPNNTLITKAMNKGDVFVFPKGLVHFQFNNGTGNAVALAGLSSQNPGVITIANTVFGSKPSIADNIIAKAFQVDKETVDLMQAQF; from the exons ATGGCTAATCATCTGTTGTTCCTTGTTCTGTTGGCTGTGGCCTGCTCTTGTGCTATCGCCTCAGATCCAAGCCTTCTCCAAGATGTCTGCGTTGCCGACAAGACATCTCCAG TGCAAGTCAATGGATTCGCTTGCAAAGACGCAATGGACGTCGCAGCAGAAGACTTCTACTTCTCCGGCCTTGACAAGGTTGGCAACACGAGCAACAAGCAGGGCTCAGCTGTGACACCAGTCAATGTCGCACAAATCCCTGGCCTGAACACGATGGGGATCTCCATGGTTCGCATCGACTATGCTCCCAATGGCATGAACCCACCTCATACTCACCCTCGTGCCACAGAGATACTGACAGTGTTGGAGGGCTCGCTCTTTGTTGGCTTTGTTACCTCAAATCCAAACAACACACTGATCACAAAGGCGATGAACAAGGGAGACGTGTTTGTGTTCCCAAAGGGACTTGTCCACTTCCAGTTCAACAACGGTACAGGCAATGCTGTAGCTCTTGCTGGATTGAGTAGCCAGAACCCTGGAGTCATCACTATTGCCAACACAGTGTTTGGGTCCAAGCCATCCATTGCGGACAATATAATAGCCAAGGCCTTCCAGGTCGACAAGGAAACAGTGGACTTAATGCAAGCTCAGTTCTAA